From Ananas comosus cultivar F153 linkage group 2, ASM154086v1, whole genome shotgun sequence:
GTAGGAACGGCATCTGCTTCGTCATGAAGAAGATCATTTATTACTACCATTGAACtggttaaaataaaataggcCATTTCTCGAcaataatataaaagaatataagGAAATTAGGGCATAATCTTTTGTCATCTACCGAGGAATCAAGAATTAAAACCAAAGCTACAAAACTGAGAAACTGATGAGGAATGAGTACACGCCTGAGCCGTGACCGGCCGAGGGATCCTCCGAAGGGACCGGCCCGAGGAGAGATCGCGAATGCACCTGCAACAACAGCGAAAGATGATAACAGTAACAACAACGATCGAACTATGCATATAAATGCCTAGAGAAAGGAATAGAGGTGAACGAAGAGACGAGGAGAGGAATCATATATGAAACCCTAATAGGCACCTGGCGAACATGGCGAAGAGCTAAGGAGTGAACGGATGTTTCCTGCTTGAGGGAacggagaggaggagaggggacGATGCGAGAGGGTCGATCGCTTCTCCTCGCCTTGATTCGCGACCGATCCTCGGCGCAGGAGTTGGGACCAAAAACCTCTTCGAGCGAGGAAAAAGAAAGGGTCGGCCCATCAACTAATCTGCACCGGATGGGCCGGCCCATTAAGATAAATGGTCTCTCATTGAATTACTGGACCAATACATGTCCCAGAGTTGACACCAATAACCCAATAATTTGGACGGTGATGGATCAATGGATCAAATTTTGTCAGAAGCTAAAACCTCCtcctttggtttttttttttttaaatagaccTCTTTATCGATACATAAATATCGAATAAATTGCAGGTAATATACATCATCTGCCTACATGCTCTGCCACACAGTAACTTTTGATGTAACATTATGACCACAGATAAATCGGTACCAAAATACTAGTTCTTTGAGATTGGTAGAAAACATGAAGCAAGCCAACTGACTTAAAACTGGTTTTGTGCAACCGGAAAAGGTGCGGTCAATTCAAAAGGCCATCAATACAAGTTTTGGTGAAAGGTTAGTTTCTGATATGATTCTGAAATCAAGTTAGGATTGCAGCAGCTGCATTGCTTGTGTTATCTCAGATCATAGAAAGCTGGCAAATTTACCAGCTCTTACAAGTGATGAAGAATTCTGATTCAGTTTTGAAGCTGAATATGCTTCTGTAACACCTTTTCCTTCGGTATCAGGGCGTTCTTCGGTCTTTCCATTGAGCTAATCCTGCATATAATTCAAAAGGATTCCCAAATCCAGTATACTTCCAGATTACAACAGATCGCTTTTAACAAATCAAAACTACAGAGCACAACAGAAGAGAAGAAAACCATCACTTTATCATTGTATCTGAGGATGGTAGAATCCCATGCCGGGCGGTTGCAGCGGCCTAAAACTGGGCATAGCAGGCTGCTGAAGAGCACTGAACTGTGGCCCATGTTGGTTCATTGGCATTAGCTGCTGAGTGACCGGCATCTGTTGCTGATTCACCCCCAGTGGCTGGGGTGGTGGTGGCGGCACCGGCGGCTGCTGAATTAATGTTGCAGGCCTTGCAAGGCCCATCATCCcgggaggcggcagaggaggcggcggtggcggcagaGTTAAGGTATTGTAAGTGTACGGCATGCCGATTAAAACCCCTCCTGGTTGCTGCATAAACTGCTGTGCTGGAGATGGGAAGAGATTGAACTGACTTTGTGGCTGATGTAGGGTCGAAGAAACAACCACCGGCTGGACAGGAACAAAGGAAGTGGAGGCAGAATTTGAAAGTTGTAAGGTCTTTTCTTGTATTTTTGTTTTGCTTTCTGAAGGGGCATCGGGGACCGAGTTAGATGAATTGGTGGAAGGAGCCAGGCTAGCATTCTTGGCTTCCTCAGCGGCAAAGGAGGAGAGGACTGACGTCATGATCTGCTGGGAGTGCATGGACGCTGCAAGACGGTCAGCAACCTCAGCAGCGGTAGCCAAAGCTGCCTTCTTCTTAGATGGCCGATCCACCGATGAGGGCCCGTTTGCATGTTGTTTGGCTGCTTCAGATGAAGAGGGCGTCTTTGTCGAAGTCACTGTTGGTTCATTGTTGAGCCGCCTTCGCATGTTAGCGGTTTCACCTATCATTCCCTGAGCCAGCTGTCATGATTACAATATTACAAGTAAGACATATTCCGTCGTCGGAGTGCTTAGTCCTCCCATTAGGGGGAAAAGTACTAAAAAACtgctgtttggatgcatgagtTTACGGTTCAGCACATCTCCTATGTTGTACTCAAGGGGCATGTTATAATAAATTGATGGAAGCATGAAAAGAAGACAATAACCGCATAGAGTACACATCATTTAAATCATTTCTCAGAATATGAGAAATCATCTCATAGTTGAAATACAGTGCCCTGAAAATTCACGATTATGACTATGTAATGGAGTAACATGAAACTCATAGGTAccaattacaaaagaaaatccaCATATGTTACAAGATATCACCAAACAACTTGTTCTAACATCCAAACATGCACTATAGAGGTTTAATATGCATCGTACCTGTAATTGAGTCCGAACCTTCTCCAGTTCAGATTCCTGAAAAACTTAACCTTGTGAAAAACCAGCCAAccaattctataaaaaaaatataaatatacaagTTCTCATGGAAAACCCTGATGTTGTATTCGTCTGCATGGACGGACTCAAAATCTGCAACAAGCACTGTGATAAAGAATATAAAAGTAACAAAGTGAAACCTGTTCATGTAACGCTTCCTTCAACTGAGAAACAAGGGAAGCTCTATTTGCTTCAACTACTTTAAGCTTTTCTAAGCACTGTTTCAAAACAGCCTCCTCTTCCTGTAACTCATTTGCCAACGTCTCCCTGCGAGGGTCCCCAACTAAAAACCGGATAATGCATTCAGAATATGCCAACCATTTTGAAATGAAATATCCAGCATACACATAACAGCCTTTAGGAATGAGGAAAAGCATATAATGAATAACAACTGATAACTAATCAAATCACCTTGACTACAGGCAGTGTCAACGTCTTTCGCCATCTTCTCAACACGGCGGACAGCGGCCTTGCATTTGTCTAAGTCCACGGCCTCATTGGTGTGTTCATTTTGAACAGTGTGGAATGCAGATACTATTTTCTCCGGTGTTCCTCCAATAGACAGTTTCTGGTTGAAGAACGGTAATTCATTTAATCAATCCTTAAACAAAAGTTGGCAGATATAAGCtttaaaaaagtgaaagaaGGTGATGTTAGAGAATGGTAAGCTTACAGTTCTTATAGAACGTGAATCTTTTCTAACAATTTTCACAGAACTACGTGAGCGTTTCTTGTTCAATTCCAATGTAGGTAATGGTTCATTTCCAAGCATCAAATCATTAAGGCCCCGAGCACGTGAACCAAAAACTCTTCTCTCTTCCCATATGTTGACCTACAATATTCCACAAGCTGGTCCGATATAAATATCTGATAAGAAGAGTTTCTCAATTTTCACTCATCATGTACAACAGAGCTTAAACATAAAAAATGCCACAAACAATGATTCTTGACCATCTTACTGCAGATGTTAACATTCCCTTCAATTCCATTACTACAATCTCAATGGTCAAACACAAGTAGCTTCTGAAAAAATTTCTTGAGATTGGATACATTAGCTAGCAATGATGCAAAGAATATCACACTAAAACATAAacaatttgtaaattttacgGCCATCACAACGACCATCTTTAGTTAAGAATCAGCCATATTTGCTAGGAAATGAATAACAGTGGTGCCAAGAACACTTGCTGTAATCAGATAAACATTCATGGTACGCACCAATCGAGATACTACATTTTTGCCGTGATCATCACCATTATCAACGACATCCTTAAGTGCAGCTGGAAGAACCTTCCAAAATTCACCCACGAATTCTGTACCATTACGCTTGCTATTCTGTAATATGTCATTGGCAAGATATAAATAGGGAATCTTCCGCTCCTTTTCGGAACTATGGAATTGTTTATCCCATGTTTTAACAACCTGTTCCGCATTCTTTCGGTGAAAAATACACCAATGCGACAAAGCTATTCACAAAATAGGAGTTAGGGTCCATCTTAGTAACAACATGCAAACATAATTAGGCTAAGAAGACACCAGCGCACAATCTGTCGGGACATACGATACTTTTATTACATTATTTCTTTTCGCAGGAAAGCCCCAAAAAGAGACTTTTGTCTCATTCTTAAAActacaattttatttcattCTTGAAACTAGACTATGGTTACTTAAGCCAAAAATTGCATCTAATCATGCTTAATGTATGATAACATACcaaaaattaggttttgaatTCTAATATAATAACCGAGAATACTCAAAACATCATAACaatatgcaaataaaagaagaaaaaaaaaaagagcaaaaggaTACTCTCGATGCATTGCTGAGTGCTATTGAGCTTGGAGAGCTTATCCGCAAGTATCTGCTCGCTGAAAACGCTATTCATCCCAACTCAAAGCGTAACAAGCACCCTTTCCTTGAGCTCCACAAAGATATCTCCCTCGACGCTCCGCGGCGACAGTAGCAACTTCTCAAGATAACTACAAGAATCGATTTTTAAGCCCTAAAATCGAGCGATTAGATCGAATTATCTCGATTATCATCAAAGATGGTCTTGGAAACTAAATTCGACGCGGGAAATGCGACAACGAAGAAAACCCTAGAAGCGAATGGATGAGAAGCGAACCTGGATGCTCTCTTCCGCGCTGGCGATGCCGCGGCGAGATCTCAAAGCCCTAGAAATGGGATCGCGGGAAAGAGGACCACAGCTAGGGTTTTCGACGTTCCGAGCGttccaatcttttaaatttttcgaTTCGATCGAAACTtcccctcttttcttttcttctttttttttttttttttttttttttttttttttttttttacccatcCCAAATTGTAAGAGGGTATGTGGGCCACGAGTCTCATAGAAAACAGCCCGTTGGGCTTCTTTCTAATTGCGGTTATACAATCCGAACCGTTGATTCGTTAGACGTCATCAACtcccttttctattttttctttgtttttatattccttttttttttctgtccgTTGGATTCCCAAATTTCAAACTGGACTATAAATTAGCATTCGAACTTCATAATTTAACATCatcaaaagtttttaaaattatttttttaaaaccatTCATGTGGAAAACTCaatgtaaatttttagatagtttattaaaataattgaattttaggTCGTTACAGTTCAAATGGTGTAATTGAAACAAGTTCCACTTCCACCTCCACTCCATCATTTGAAACGAACTCGTATCATTAGAGATGATCTAGTCACCCATTTAggaattcattttttttatcaaccAATTTATGGGGAGCTCGACCTTTCTCCAAACCCCTAACTCAAGGTAAATGCTGCAACAACATGTTAGGTTAATTAAGTATCAAACGCAGCATGACAGTTAATTGCTTTAAATTCGCGCACGGATTAGTGCGTAACAAAAATTGTTACTTCACCAGAAAACACACCAAATAGTGGAAGAAGTGCATTCCCGAAGATGCTTCGACATCAACTGATTTCATAATTTGTAGGCAGAGAAACGGAACACGCATTGCTGTTTTCATAATCGACATAACTTGAAATAGTTTCTCTAAAAGTAGTTGATCATTAAACAGTAGCTCAAAAGCTAGTGAGTCATTGTCCACAAGTAACACATTATTAACTGCAGTTGAATTTtacaaaaatgaatattctcttCAACATTTCAAGACTCGCCGATAGAAGTAATCTCTTATCGAGATTGGAAGATAGTAGAGAATGGCGAGAACATTTGATAGATGTCCGTAAGAGAACCAAGCGGGCGGGTTCTCCTTGAGAACTAAGGCAACGGTCTTCTTTGCGAACTCTTCGGCTGGAGTAGACTTGGGGCCCTGAGAGAGATCGGCCCTCGATCTGATAGCGGCCTCGAATGGCTTGTAGAACTTCCACTCGGGCATCTTGCTATAGTTGGCTAGGGAGGCATTTCCTAAGTGTGATTTAATAGCACCAGGAGCGACATTTATAACGCTAATTCCAAAACTCCGGAGCTCCAATCTGCAATGTTGGAGAATGTTTGATTTAGTAGAGTTGTGAGTAAAGTTCCATCTATGAATTCAAATGATATAGTAGTAtaagaatgaaagaaaatgcGAGATAAGAATATGAATGTGAATTGTTGCATCTCCTTCACTTGCAGAATTGagatgctttttttttgtagGTTTGTGTGcaggaaaaatgaaaaaaagaagggtaaaaaaaaaaacgcttcAGGAAAGGGGGGAAAGAAAAATGACAGCTTCTAATGTTATTTTTCAGAACGAAAAACTTGTTTATGGACCACAAACTGAAAGGCCATTCCAGATTTCTCATTGGCTTTTATCTTCTCATAAGTTCATAGAAATAATCTTGTATCCATATTTCCAACATCACACACACGGTACTAACATTATGGGTTACAACTAGAATATCGTTAATGGAGATCGCAACATATTTCAAGACCAACAGCAATATAGTTATAAAACTTTTCCCAGCATAGATTTTCATTTGAATCACATGATTATGTTGCAAGCAAATAACTACCCCACAAGATACGACCGCATGCTGTTTACAGGAGAATTCATTGTTACAACAAGTAGAACTAACTGTGCACGAACGCGCTTATCAGAATAAAGGCGAGAACAATTAAATGATTCAAAGAGAAATTGATGAATGTTGAGAGGAGACCTCAAAGTATCAGTTAAAGCATGAACAGCAGCTTTGGATGCCGAGTAAACACCTGCCCACGGTCCAGGGGCCAACGCACTGATGCTTCCCACATTCACAATCTTACCCTTTCTTCTCACAATCATGTGGGGAACAACAGCTTGAATTAACTTCATGGGACCTGCAGAAGAATTGCAGATAAAAAGACTAAACAAACAACTTGCTTTGTCacaataaatttatcaaatcagAAGATCATGCGGGGAACAACGGCTCAAATTAACTTCTCACCGGGCCTGCAGAAAATTgcagataaaaatatcaaagtgAAATAAAGAAGAAGATGCTTTTCATCATCCTGCTGAGTTGTATTCCAAGCTAGCCAACAATATTAATAGTACGAAATAGAATTACTAGGAGATAGCAAGATGATTTAATCGAGTAATATGGACATAAACAAATTTGTCCCTTCCCTCGTTCTTTGTTCATACAAAGAACCAATTTTGGGTTCAGTGTTTGTCAATTCGAGCTCCAAAACCATGACAAATTGACACAGGAATATAATCAAACAGGTGGCGGCTATCAACATCAACACACACAAACTACCAAATGCAAAACAACCGAAGTGGAATGTGTTGGGATTAAAGCGAATTTCAAAAAGACGTACGATAGAGTGAGTTGGAATTTTTTAAGAAAGGTACTGCTATGGCTTGGGGCAAGTCAAAAGTGGTGTGACTGGATTGATCTCTGCATTACCAATGCCAAAGTTGTTCTACTGGTTAACGGTGTACCAACTAAGTGGATTAAAACCAAAAGGGGCTTACGGCAAGGCGACCCGCTGTCTCCTTATTTGTTCTTGTTAGTAGCAGAGGGTTTAGCCAGATTGACTCAACAAGCCGTTCGTAATGGATTGTTGAGAGGCGTTGGGCCAAACGAAAACACCAAAATAGCTATCTTACAGTACGCTAATGATACCATCTTTTTCTGTGAAGCTAAAAGAAGGCAAGTAAGAAGCCTCCTTTTCATATGGCAAATTTTTGAGTGGGCGTCTGGCTTAAAACTTTAACCGAAGTTAGAATTATTCTATATGGGAGAGAACAATCACCTCGGTAGAAAGCTTGCAACGGTCCTGGGATGTAAACTAGGGTCACGCCATTCGCAACTTGGGTTTACCATTAAGGATCGGAAGACTGCGAAAAGAGGACTGGTGGGTCATTATTGGTAAAATGGAGAAACGGATCGAAGGGTGGCAAACTAAACTTTTATCACAAGACGGTAGACTGGTACTTGTGAACTCAGTTCTTTCGAATCTGCCTCTGTATTATTTCTCGGTTTTCAAAGCACCCAAGTGGGTAACACGTCGATTAGAAGCGTCGCAAAGAGCTTTTTTCTGGCGATGGGTACTTGCGGGGGGGCCATTGCCTAGTGCACTGGAAAGTTGTGTGTAGGAGCAAAAAGGAAGGCGGTTTAGGAGTTAAGGATTTAGAGATCATGAATACTGTCTTATTgtccaaatggtggtggaggcTCTTTGCTGACATGAATCATTTGTGGGGCGCACTCATTAACCGTATTTACTATCATCGTAGGAAACCGCTATTGGTAGGACTGTCTTTCAGATCCCACTCCTTCTGGTGGTGCAGTGTGCTAGCGACAAAGGATGCATTTAAGTGCGGAGTGTCTTTCTCAAATGGGGACGGACAAAAGGTCAATTTCTGGATGGATATTTGGAGTGAACAGGCTTCCTTGCGTATAACATATCCGCACATATTTGACAGAGTTACAAGTAAAAACCTCAAAGTCAAGAAGTGTTGGGGTAGGAATGGGTGGAGGTGGTGTAGGATCCTGTCAGGATTCACTCCTACTTTCCAGCTCGACAATATCCAGATTCTAAATCTTAAGGAGTCGATCTCTACGATGTCCCTCGGTAATCTTGACAGTATCCAGATTCTGAATCTTAAGGAGTCAATCTCCACAATGTCCCTCGCTAATAGACAGGATGACATAAGATGGAGATGGGCTAGTTCCGAAATTTTTTCGGTTAAATCGATCTACAATTTTATACAAAATGGTGGCGTAAGAGACAAAAGCTTCACCCGTTTGTGGACAATTCGACCCCCCCTCAAAGTCAAGATTTTTATATGGTTAGTCCTAAAAAATAAGATACTAATAGAATATAACCTTTTAAAAAGGGTTGGAGGGAAGAGGACAGCTGTGTCTTCTGTTTGGATGAGATGGAGATGGTGGATCACCTCTTTTTAGGATGTACGTGTTCTACAGCTTTGCTGGAAAGTTTACTATCAAACAAACGTTTCCTTCATAACTGCTCATCAGTTAAGGGATTATGGAAGGTGTGATCTGTTACAAAGGAGGTATACAGGGCATAGAGAGTTAGTGGTTATCGCCGCCACTTGATGGGCTCATTGGTTGGAGCAGAATAGAAGAATCTTCGCGAATACTAAGCTCTCGTCGGGTACTTGTTGGCCGAGATTAGAACTCTTAAGGATCTATGGTTCCGTTTCTGCTTCAGTAATAATTCgtgttggtttttatttttttttttgaggctcAGTTGCCTCATCTTGTAGCCAAATTCATTTCCTAAATGAATGAAAcagtagcatactatctattctcaaaaaacaaaaaaacacaaTCAAATCTAAGATCTAAAACCTCTGCTTCATCTAACAAAGAGTAAAAAGTGGAAACTTTACCATATACGTTGGTTTTGAACACGTGGTCGAAGGAGGCCATGGGGACCTCGGCGAGGGGGGCGACCAAGTGAACCCCGGCGTTGTTGACGAGCACGTCGACGCGGCCGAACCGATCGAGCGCGGCGTCCACGGCCCCTCGCACGCTCTCGTCGGAGAGCACGTCGAGCTCGAGAAGGAGGAAGCGGGAATCGCCCTCGAGGCTGCGCATGGAGCCCCGGGATCGGGCCGTCGCCACCACGGCGCACCCCGCCGCCGCGAACGCGCGCGCGAGGGCGTAGCCAATCCCCCCCTCGGAGCACCCTGTTATGAGCACCACGGGTTCCTCTCGGATCGCCATTGGAGATGCCTCCTCTGGAGCGGAGGATTTAGGAAgcgaggaaggagaaggagaagaagaagaagaagaagaagaagaagatccgGGATTGTGATTTAAGCCCTCTATTTTAATACAACGACGCGGGGCAAATTAGCGGGAGTAGCCCCTCCGAGGGTGGGTTTGTTTCACCAAAATGTGGCTTAGTTCTTAATTAAagtatttctttttattgtttaatttatttataattttatttttaattaaaattttaaaattttcaacctACTGTAATAACTAATTATAACTCCTACCAGGCGGTAGTCAATTacaaagcaataaaaaaaatattaatccgCCTcccatatttttaatttttattctatttattttttaccaaaaataaacagtaaaattttgaaaaaaaaaattaagttcacAATTAGACAACTAAATAGctggagaaaaataattttatttaaacttttgaCAGTGATTTTTGctgaattaattatttatactaaTAAGACTCTATTGAATTATTATATGTTTATTGAAACAGATTAAATTCAACCGATgaattataaagaaaatttaTGTGCATGGTACAATGCTCTGCTTAACAAATGCCacaacaatttttcttttctttttttttttttttacatttggtTTAATAATTGTAGGACAGGTTTAATCTGGTGAAATTAAATAGGGTTTAACTAAACATCCCAACGCTGACTAAATGGCTTTGTTGGCCATTGGAGGACCTTCTTCGAAGGTTCTAACCTGCAAACCATTTGTACTCCGAAAATAAATGCAAGATTTATAAATTAGTTGGTTTGGGTTCACCAAACTGtagttaataatttattatcgaAAGAGACTCACACCTAAGCTCATAATTTCGGATGGGTACCAACCAACATGAGGAGGAATTCTACTATATATGAGTTACACTATATTATCTATTAATAgttcatcataatttttttttaaaaaaaaatataataaaaatagataaaataaaaaaaataatttaattgattaatgaCAACATATcataaatataacttttttcAACAGGACGCTAGGGCCATATCTTGTAGCCTCTTAATTTGGGAAAAAATTTATTGCAACATTACTACATTCTATTACACCATATAGGAtgacgagaaaaaaaaatctattaacaAATAATAGAGTTCAGGTCATGTAGTTTTAAAAGCATTTATGCTTATAACTGTGACCATCAAATCGTCTCAAAATTTGTATAGCATTATAAATGGTGTATCTCATTAAGTTTTCTTTATTAGCGTtgtacaaattttgaaataatggactgctaaaaaaattacaatcttATGTGCTTTTAAGGCACGAGCTTAGCTCAAGGTAATATAATTATTGTATCTTTGTCGGGCCCGGTTGTATTGGACTCTAATAAACTACtgggaaagaaaaataaaaattaaattatgttaaCTTTAGGTACCGCTTGGATAgctagttaaaaaattttacagaa
This genomic window contains:
- the LOC109705715 gene encoding CID domain-containing protein 1, translating into MNSVFSEQILADKLSKLNSTQQCIETLSHWCIFHRKNAEQVVKTWDKQFHSSEKERKIPYLYLANDILQNSKRNGTEFVGEFWKVLPAALKDVVDNGDDHGKNVVSRLVNIWEERRVFGSRARGLNDLMLGNEPLPTLELNKKRSRSSVKIVRKDSRSIRTKLSIGGTPEKIVSAFHTVQNEHTNEAVDLDKCKAAVRRVEKMAKDVDTACSQVGDPRRETLANELQEEEAVLKQCLEKLKVVEANRASLVSQLKEALHEQESELEKVRTQLQLAQGMIGETANMRRRLNNEPTVTSTKTPSSSEAAKQHANGPSSVDRPSKKKAALATAAEVADRLAASMHSQQIMTSVLSSFAAEEAKNASLAPSTNSSNSVPDAPSESKTKIQEKTLQLSNSASTSFVPVQPVVVSSTLHQPQSQFNLFPSPAQQFMQQPGGVLIGMPYTYNTLTLPPPPPPLPPPGMMGLARPATLIQQPPVPPPPPQPLGVNQQQMPVTQQLMPMNQHGPQFSALQQPAMPSFRPLQPPGMGFYHPQIQ
- the LOC109724041 gene encoding short-chain dehydrogenase cctT encodes the protein MAIREEPVVLITGCSEGGIGYALARAFAAAGCAVVATARSRGSMRSLEGDSRFLLLELDVLSDESVRGAVDAALDRFGRVDVLVNNAGVHLVAPLAEVPMASFDHVFKTNVYGPMKLIQAVVPHMIVRRKGKIVNVGSISALAPGPWAGVYSASKAAVHALTDTLRLELRSFGISVINVAPGAIKSHLGNASLANYSKMPEWKFYKPFEAAIRSRADLSQGPKSTPAEEFAKKTVALVLKENPPAWFSYGHLSNVLAILYYLPISIRDYFYRRVLKC